AGAAGCTAGCCGAGGACTTATACGAGGCTGTAAACAAACGTGACGTCGTCAAAGTTAGGTCTCTGTTGGGACAGGGGGCAGaccccaaccaccagctctactggagtgacgAGTGGGGATACAAGGATCCTCCATTACACTTTGCTTGTTATCGGGGCTACCTTGAGATTGCGAAGACACTTGTTACCCATGGAGCTCGTACTGATAAAGGTGGTGGGATGGACAAGACTCCACTTCACTGGGCATGCCGGGGAGGTAATAAAGAGATGGTGCAGTACCTGATTCAAGAGCTCAAATGTAGCACTGGTAAGCAGTCGTGTATTAATAAACTAATGTTTCTCTGTATCTAAATTTAAACAGTATAAACctgtctgtatcatagcaactgggtgaggtttaactaccataatctccgcattcctcataaactcccttgccttgagggaacataataattatgtaggccTATAGCGAAAAAATGTTTAGAGATAAATTTgtgttaaattttgcttaTATTTTAACATTTGCGATGTACGCACGTTAGTACAGTATTACTTATGCTTTTGCGTATGATATATTTACAGTCGAAAAATTGTCGTGATTTGGTTGAATTACTGTACTTGACCATTTTGTTTCTCCTTtcaccataataattagtaTCTGTGTGATAGTTGAACTCTGTTCCACAACAGACATGAGGGATAAGGATAACATGACTCCTCTTCAACGGGCTTGTATGTGGGGAAAGAAAGACGTGGTACAGTATCTGGTGGAGGAGAGGAAGATGGATGTTGGTGAGATTTAGTGTGCTCTTGATAGTCTAGCTCTgtattgctaacccacaaaatccgcgaaaattaagccccgcGAAAATTTTATACGGTATTTTGTTTGACTATGTGTAAtgtacagatgtgagggataaTCAGGGACAGTCACCACTGGACAATGTTCTGGAGGGTCTTGATGATTCGTATCTTGAAGGCTGTGTGGATGTTGCCCTCTACCTGATGAGCCGTGGCTGTGCATGTGGTGACGAGGACAAAGCCAGGTTACTGTGTGTAGCATGTGACTTTGGCAAGCTGGGTGTCGTGAAGGAACTTGTTGAGCAATACAAAGTTGACCCCAACAGTAAGTATTAGTATGTACTTGGTGGAGAAGGCCAACTGTGATATCAGTGAGTACAACACAACCACCATGCAGTGTTATACCTTTGTTTCTACACCCACTCTTGCTCAGGTGTAACTGACGATTATGGCGAGACTCCTCTTGACCTTGCTACACAGGAGGGTCACACTGAAATTGCTGACTACCTCAAGTCTCTACCACAACAATGTAAGCTCACTAGGATCATGAGTACACAGTGTGGTCCAATACAGCTACTCTCTCTATACAGCTGCTGTGACTGGAGACACTGACTCCAGGAGTGACGAGAATGGACCACCACCTACAAAGAAACAAAAAAGTAACTTATCCTATGTGCACGTACATCTTAATTCATCTCTACCATTTATACGTCTCcgtcccacacacacacacacacactcacacacacacaaccacacagGTGCCCAGCAAGTGACTCTGAGAGTGTGTCCTAACTGTGAGAAGAGCTGTCACATCCGCTGCAAGAAATGTCCCGAATGTGAGCACGAGTTCCCTCCTTCCAGTAAGAGCAGGGCCAAACCCGACCAGGATATTGTGAAAAACCCTTCAAACCTACTGCAGATACTACAGAAAAAGGTCACTACACAGTACTAAGAGTATATTAGGCATAtacggagagtaacgtgacttcctgtatctttcatgggcttggaatttgcacactgaccaatcctagcgtgggtgatgtaatctatcaagaaagtagattacatcacccacgctaggattggtcagtgtgcaaatgccaagcttgtgacagatacaggaaatcacgttactctccgcatacatctgatgtacagtattcTGACAGTACATACTTTATACTGTTaatattgtattgtacagccttaaaaaatattaatttcaccacatcaaacaaccccccccacacacacacacacacacacacacacacacacacacacacacacacacacacacacacgcacacacacacacacacgcacacacacatgcacgcgcacacacacacacacacacacacacacacacacacacacacacacacacacacacacacacacaggtggacCAACTGTCTCTGTTAGGATTTGACATTGTCGTACTAGTGCACAGAGATTCAAGCAAATCACATGACTCCTCTTCCACGTCACATGACACGCCCAGTCGCTCACGCCACACCTACAGGAAGTTTGTCACCTCCGGACTGGCCGAGAGCTTTGTTGAATCTCCTCTGGTGTACGGCAGTTGGAAAGATTTCTGTAGTTCTGACAAGACCTCAACTGGACACGCTCAGAAATCCAAGAACCCACGAAAGAAAAAAGGAGTACAAACGAATACTACTACTACCACTCAGGAGGGGGACAGATCACATGATACGAGTGGAGTGTCACATGATCAAGACAATGTATCTCAAGACAGCAATGGTGCCAATACTCAATCACAAGCAGCACAAAGCTCTACTGCTCCACTCTCTGTTAGTGACTTGACACCACTCTGGAATACAATATCTTCTCTCCGTCAGCAAATCGATTCCATGCAGTCCAGTCTAAATGCCCCTCCCACTCACGCGTACCCTCaacacatgtaccccccagCTACTGGTTTAATGAACACAGGGCAATCAACCTTTGTACCCGTGCCGGGGGGTGGTCTATTCAATACACCACTCCCCAACCATTTCACTGGACCTTCTTCACACAACTCAATGCTGGGACAGTCATCACGATTTAATGTGAATCCCATGTCCTTCCCAATGTTTCCATTTTCACCTGCTCCAGCAAATTATCGTTTCCCTTCATCGATTACACCGTTAGAGTCGTCTAGGCAACCAATGAACTCTGACCCAAACACTGACTCAATAGATCCGTGAACACTTTGCAATAGAATTTGAAGTTATAATTAAAGTCATGTTGTAAAAAATAATTAGTAATTATTTGTTCTGTACGTACTACGTCATGTACTTTCAAAGCAAATCAAATTAAATTATCATAAATAGAAAGTGCTCCCATGCATGAGATTGTATAATTTCGAATTCAAAGAAGGGTATACGAATACGTATACATATGTAGTTGTACAGAACTATTTCACTGTGGGATAAATTAAAGTTCTATTCGTATACAGGTATACAGCAGCAAATTTAAAAGGTATAAAAACTTGCACAATAAAGTATTCCGACTAAacaatacactataattatactacaactGTCCATTGCTGCGTATAGATTTAGTCAGATGACATGATGAGTATCCATGTGATACTCTTGGGGTCCATGGTGACAGTCACCACCGCGTTGTAGCCTCTATCCAACCCACACACGAGTGCTTTGTCAGATAGGCCAGTGTAGTACAGTGGTAGACTGATGTTGCGTGTTATGGCCACTGGAGTGGGGTTGAATATCATGGCTAGACCGCGGTGGTCAAGGTGAGGGTTCACGTGCAGCACACAGTCGTAATCTGTGCATGCGTGCAGGGGAAAATAGCAATACATTATTACTATTACCATAAACTTTTATAGCTATGCTATAAGTCGAAAAAATGTGACACTCTATAGACatgcagatataattatgttaaacgtgtaattttcgttggtgaaaatgtttgtattcatgaactataattaattttataactATTCTGTATTTTTTTAGAGCTGACGTTGAACCTGTTGCATGCGGTAGAATCATTTCGTAGTTTTAGTTTTCGTATAATTGTGATTACAATACGACAaattccaccatacgaaaataacccgctattatatatatttatacGGTACATAATTAATCACTTCTATTCCCTAgctcccatgcacacaccttgCATGTCTGGTCTCCTCACATGGACTATGTCACTGATCAGAATGTCACGATAGGTCTTGTAGAAACCCACCCACTTCTCCACCAACTGCATGGTTGCATCAGTGTCATacaacctgcatgcatgcagggagacCATTAAACCAGACGGTGCATGCATTAGATTCtgaaaaatgatgtgtggtttttgacgtaagtgcgtgactattgtggcaaataTTAGGAAAAAACGCACGTTTGCTACAATAGTCACGCACTCGCgtgaaaaccacacatcattttatATATCCTTATACTTTATACACATACCTGGGGCCACGATAACAAGCTGCAACTCCGTAACCAAGGTATTGTGCCAACGCCCACTCATACTCCACTAGGTGCTCAGACAGTGGCTCAAACTGAGCAGCAGAACCACCTGTTAgtatgtggagggggcggatACATTATATAGCGGAATATGGAACAATATACGGACAATAAAATTGAAAGCAGGCATTGAAAGAGACCTTTTTCAAATAATGATTTTGTGGCCAGAAATTAAAGGAAATTActgattaattaattaagcgCCTCAAAATTTAGCGCTATATTTGTATACAGCATGGTATAATCATTACCCTAACGTACATACATACCTCCGTGATACACGACCAGTGGTACAAACATCCATCCCTGGGTGGGTATGTAATGGTAGGTGTCATCATACATCCCCTGTCTGCTCACACTGAGGTCCTCCCAGCGAGGCAGGCTGTACTGGTTCTCATTATAACTGAAGCAAGAGGGACAAGtattcagcatgcatgcatggtgagaGGAGAATGCATGGACCATGCAAACAAACAAATTACTACATAGACCTAATAAATGATGTACActgattataattaataaCTGGCGgaggtgtggtgggtgtggttagctGAGCCGCACGTTGCACCTCCATATGGTCCGTCAGTCTCAAGCATAGAGAGACCAGTTTGGTTGATGAAAGTGAAGATGATGTCATTAATCTTGTCATACCTATACAACGAACAAAtacactagctataattattatgactgaATTGCACacgcacattaattttggccTCAAAACAAAAGCAATTGCTAATCCATGTAGTGGATTAACTATCAACTAAATGCAGCTTGATTAGCTCCGAAAAGAAGCCCATTTCAGAAAAATTACCTACTATAACAGAAAATAGAACACACTGTAACAAAAGCAATGATCTGCATCTATTGTTAATACAATTATAACCGTAGTAACAACATTGTTTCACTCACCATCCAGAAGCGAAGCAAGCATCCGGTGTTAGTTGTCCTGATTATAGTTGTATGATGAGAACACAGCTAAAACCACAACAATGTTGCACTAGGTTACAATACTAACAGGGAATTGAAAAAACTCTGATACCTTGTTATAGGTCTGCAACACTGAGCAAATTTAAAAAGCATGACCGGGCCATggttgcgtgtgtgtggatcGAGGGAGggtatacaattattatagagcaAAGCTACTATACTATGGGCTACAGAaatttacacacacaccttgctgGGGTGAGGTGGTTTCTTGCTGATCGACTGATGTGTTGTACTTTGCTGCTGcatgtgctatatataatagagaGACGATAGGTCCATTTCACCAGGCCTGGAGGGAGTCACGTCAATACTCCTGGAGGGGGGTTAAAAATAGATACTCAAAAGTTGTGCTCACGAGTGAACTTCACTATAGATACgatattattttgtaaatcttCTGAAATAGAAGATTGAATAGGCAATTATTAGCTGGTAATTATCGTATGAACCACCAACAATATTGGTACAACTCAGAATGgtgtaggtcatgtgatagcATCTCCTGACACCCACTCTGCAGACACACGTACCTGTGTGTGCTTGATACCTCCATTCACTCAGTCTAGGAGTAGACACCATGCAGGCAGGGTGAAGGATACAATAGCACACACAGAGATGTTGGGGCACTGTGGGAGGAGGGAGATGTATTGATGAGCATCATTACACTAGTCACCATAGTGAGACATGTGTACACACGTACCTGTGTGTGCTCCATTCATGAGGCAGTGATTAAACCTGGGTAACAAATGTGGACTCATACATCGTACATGCAATTGATCGAGACATGAGCAAAGAAATGGCAAACTACTACAACACgtccacagtgcatgggcTAACTTTGTGGAGGAGGctgatcacataattattaacaggTTGCCTAGCTCGCTCTATAAGCCTAGAATTATATGAATTGTTTGTAATTAAACAATAGTTACAATTAACACATACAAAGTCATACATTAGGCAGTACCTATAGTTTGTATACAGGGCATCATTATTGACACTGCAGGCAACCTTCATCCAGCCTGGGACTAATGCAAGGAATAGTTATACCAAGAAGCACCCCTCATGTTTCAGCAGCAAAGTGTTGCTGTCTTGACTGAAAGTAGAGGTATTTAATGTCTGAGTAGGGGAAGTCCCTGCATAGGAAAGAATAAAGAGAATGTTTTACCACAataatgtagatctatagttgTAAGGGGAGAAATTGACAGAGCAATACCTTGTGTGTTTGAACAAAGTTAAGCTTCAATGGAGAGACAAGACTCAgagtgagtgaacatgtagactataactAACCTGACTACTCTAGTGCCACCTTTCATTGCATAGACCACTGCCTGAATGTTGAGAGGAGAGACAGGATGATAATGGACGTACCTTCTATGTAGACCAAACATCCGGACGCACACAATGGCATCGACCAATCAGTGAACAGGACATACGGCAAAGGTATATGTGCACCTGGGGATTGTTAGGAGGCACTTGACAACTACTTAGCTTATAATTCAGCAGCTTCATAAAATAATGTCAAGTATCGATCTCTTATAATTACTATTTTATAATCATTACCTATAgctactaaaattaatataacGCCTTttaggacataattataattacctcGTAATTATTGCATCAATTCTCGTTTGCCTCGAATATACGAATATATAATTCCTATTAATTTAATGTGAAGTTTTTCATTATAGCTAGAGGGCCACTTATGTAAGTGTGTGCATTGcattaactaccgtatagcgggtgatttttgaggggtaaaatattcgttatttccgtgggcaagctgacctccacccTACATGAAAACAgtttaccggaacgcatgccAGGCAGTACAGGCAATAACATCAACCGACATTTTTACAGACGAAAATCAACGTTTTCGATTTGTCGCATggatttttaccccacgagtATTACCCACTATCTATcatctatcataattattcgaAAGTCTTCAGTCTTAAAAAGTACATTATTTTGACTCTTGTCCATTCCTCATTACACGCGTTGTGTGGCTTGCATCATTAAATAATGGTATGTGCATTTTCAGAATAGTTTGTTGTACACAGCTTGTCACACACTTTCTAACCCCAAGATGGCTTGTATAATAAGATGCACACTCGTCATTTATTTTTGTTACAATATTTTCTTAAGCATTGCCTGTGATCTAATATTGACTTGTGTACAGGATCATCCTCAGAGAAGGATACCAGCAATGGAGACCAGCCGATTGTTCTGACTGGAGCGGATATTAATACAATTTGTGAGAGTCTGAAAACTGCCACCTATAATTGGTTTGATTTAGGATTGGCTCTCGGAGTGAAGAGTAATGATTTGAAAGACATTGAAGATGAATACCGCCATAACAAACGCCGCCTAATGGAGATGGTGGGCAAGCGTCTTGAAGTCACTGATCCAGAGCATCcgatgacatggccttacatatgTGAATGTCTAAGGAGGCCTACTGTTGAGCGTAACGATGTAGTTGAGGAAATTGAAGACAAGTATGTGAGgacagcaactgcagttgctcatAGTGCCACCAACTGATCATGAGAACCTGACAAGGTGTGTTTGCACTATTAATGTGAATCTGATCTATATTTTCATTGCATACAATATTTTGTTGCAGAGCTTATAAGACTCTAGTTGATTGTGCTTCTCATGTTTTCATATAGATATACTGGAAGGGGACAAATGAAGATCGCAAGTGAAGAatcatgcaatcaataattaCAATGACTCTTTGCTGACTGTATACATTATAAAGTATGATCATGAGTTACTGACATTTACAAGGTTGAGCTGTGAGATTCAATTTCTAGCTTTctagtttagtgacccttttccattgttcctggtacaggagtTGCTAGCTTGGAACAAGGCCGCTTTAGAAGACGTACGCTTTCCctgcggcttggaatcgaggcagATGGGGTGGGGCCATCTTATTAAAATGGGAGACTGAGAATAAATACTGAGAACTAGAAATGGCTACTGAACAAGACTTAGggtgagtgaacatgtagactataattactactcatggtagcaccttgtgattgcatggagggaggctcATTCCATTAGTAGAGTCAGAATAGGCTATGAATCATAGTACAGTGTTCCACCAGGCtgatcatcataattattatgatcagAGGTGAAACACTGTACAGCAAAATGACAGCTGGatatgtgcatggtgtcacttgtataaactatatacacatatcaaGTAATTCTGTATGACTGACCCCCCAACCATCTATTTTGTACAGTAATCAAAACAAGCTAGCTGAGGACTTATACGAGGCTGTAGACAATGATGACGTCACTAAAGTTAGGTCCCTGTTGGGACAGGGGGCAAaccccaaccaccagctctactggagtgacgAGTGGGTGAGTGACGAGTGGGCGGATAAGAGGCCTCCATTACACTGGGCTTGCTGGAGGGGCTACCTTGAGATTGCGAAGAATCTTGTTACCCATGGAGCTCGTACTGATAAAGGTGGTGGGACGTACAACAAGACTCCACTTCACTATGCGTGCCAGGGAGGTGATAAGGAGATGGTGCAGTACCTGATCCAAGAGCTCAAATGTAGCACTGGTAAGCAGTCGTGTATTAATCAAATAATGTTTCTCCGTATCTAAATTTAAACAGTATAAACCCCACTTGgagtctgtatcatagcaactgggtgaggtttaactaccataatctccgcattcctcataaactcccttgccttgagggaacataataattatgtaggccTATAGCGAAAAAATGTTTAGAGATAAATTTGTGTCAAATTTGCTTATATTTTACATAGTAAGCGATGTACGTACGTTAGTACAGTATTACTTATGCTTTTGCGTATGATATATTTTAAAGTTGAAAAATTTCGTGATTTGGTTGAATTACTGTACCTGACCATTTTGTTTCTCCGTTCACCATAATATTTTCTATATTAGTATCTGTGTGATAGTTGAACTCTGTTTCacaacagatgtgagggataaATATAACATGACTTCTCTTCACTGGGCTTGTGTGAGAGGAAGTAAAGACGTGGTACAGTATCTGGTGGAGGAGAGGAAGATGGATGTTGGTGAGATTTAGTGTGCTCTTGATAGTCTAGCTCTGTATTTGTTCCCATAGCTTCTCCTACTGTTTGTATTTGCTTCTGCCCAGTTGATATTAGACACAGATTCTGTGTAACTACCGTAtaacgcgaaattttcgaggcacttatatttcgtggattggcctctaaaagcatttcgttgcataatgttcgcggaatgactgcttaccggaagccacacctttaaatctttgcacattatagcagataattctaattaaataacaattttcgtagacttgtaggattgctaaccgaCGAAattcgcgaaaattaagcccctcgaaaatgttgcgctatacggtattttgtTTGACTCTGTGTAAtgtacagatgtgagggatgatGAGGAACAGTCACCACTGGACAATGCTATGGAGTGTCTTGATGATTGTGAAGGTTGTGTGGATGTTGCCCTCTACCTGATGAGCCGTGGCTGTGCATGTGGTGATGAGGACAAAGCCAGGTTACTCTGTGCAGCATGTTCCCTTGGCAAGCTGGGTGTCGTGAAGGAACTGGTTGAGCAACACAAAGTTGACCCCAACAGTAAGCATTAGTATGTACTTGGTGGAGAAGGCCAACTGTGATATCAGTGAGTACAACACAACCACCATGCAGTGTTATACCTTTGTTTCTACACCCACTCTTGCTCAGGTGCAACTGACTATGATGGCATTACTCTTCTTGACATTGCTACAATGGAGGGTCACACTGAAATTGCTGACTACCTCAAGTCTCTACCACAACAATGTAAGCTCACTAGGATCATGAGTACACAGTGTGGTCCAATACAGCTACTCTCTCTATACAGATGCTGTGACTGGAGACACTGACTCCAGGAGTGACGAGAATGGACCACCACCAACAAAGAAACGAAAAAGTAACTATTATCTCATGTGCACGTACATCTTAATTCATCTCTCGTCCCCGTctctcacacccacaccacaccaacacttacacacacacacatcctcccacacacagacacacacgcCCAGCAAGTGACTCTGAGAGTGTGTCCTAACTGTAAGGAGAGGTGTCACATCCGCTGCAAGAAATGTCCCGAATGTGAGCACGAGTTCCCTCCTTCCAGTAAGAGCAGGGCCAAACCCGACCAGGATATTGTGAAAAACCCTTCAAACCTACTGCAGATACTACAGAAAAAGGTCACTACACAGTACCAAGAGTATATTAGGcatatgcggagagtaacgtgacttcctgtatctttcatgggcttggaatttgcacactgaccaatccaagtgtgggtgatgtaatctatcaagaaagtaaaTTCCAAgtttgtgacagatacaggaagtcacgttactctccgcatacatctgatgtacagtattgtGACAGTACATACTTTAAACTGTATTGTACAGCCTTAAAAAATATTAATTTCATCACATCaaacaaccccccccccccacacacacacacacacacacacacacacacacacacacacactactatctatttgtTTCGACTAATGCCtgttgctaattctaagaaccaaaatttgaGGTTAATGTTTGTTGTATGCTTGCTTCAGTTTATTAATAACCACATAGAAGAACCCACATTCCCCAACCCCACttatcaactacatgtacccacaaaacacacacacacacacacacacacacacacacacacacacacacacacacacacacacacacacacacacacacacacacactactatcttgACTAATGCCTGTTGCTAATTCTGAGAACCAAGATTTGAGGTTAATGTTTGTTGTATGCTTGCTTCAGTTTAACCACATAGAAGAACCCACATTCCCCAACCCCactatcaactacatgtaccacaaaacctgacccagacaatacagggttgtactttatacctaagcccccctcagaagttttcttttttaaaagccaacttgaagtatcacagcaaccaatatcaagtccaagttagaagaTAAGTCTTATAACTCATGTTAGCTTGACCTCAACGTTTTAcagctttacaataattattcagcatggccccaatgtGAACACATGACACGCCCAGTCGCTCATGCCACACCTAATTTAATTTTCACACATCaaacaacccccccccccacacacacacacacacacaggttgaccAATTGTCTCTGTTAGGATTTGACATTGTCGTACTAGTGCACAGAGATTCAAGCAAATCACATGACACGCCCAGTCGCTCACGCCACACCTACAGGAAGTTTGTGACCCCCGGACTGGCCGAGAGCTTTGTTGAATCTCCTCTGGTGTACGGCAGTTGGAAAGATTTCTGTAGTTCTGACAAGACCTCAACTGGACACGCTCAGAAATCCAAGAACCCACGAAAGAAAAAAGGAGTACAAACGAATACTACTACTACCACTCAGGAAGGGGACAGATCACATGATACGAGTGGAGTTTCGCATGATCAAGACAATGTATCTCAAGACAGCAATGGTCCCAATACTCAATCACAAGCAGCACCAACCTCTACTGACTTGACACCACTCTGGAATACAATATCTTCTCTTCGTCAGCAAATCGATTCCATGCAATCCAGTTTAAATggcccgcccactcacacgtACCCTCAACACATGTACCCCACAGCTACTGGTCTAATGAACACAGGGCAATCGACCTTTGTACCCGGGGGTGGTCCATTCAACACACCACTCCCCAACCATTTCACTGGACCTTCTTCACACAACTCAATGCTGGGACAGTCATCACGATTTAATCTGAATCCCATGTCCTTCCCAATGTTTCCATTTTCACCTGCTCCAGCAAATTATCGTTTCCCTTCACCGATTACACCGTTAGAGTCGTCTAGGCAACCAATGAACTCTGACCCAAACACTGACTCAATAGATCCGTGAACTTTGCAATAGAATTTGAAGTTATAAAGTCATGTACGttgtaaaaaataattatgctgtaatTATTTGTTCTGTGCGTACTATACTATAAAATACTTGAATCAATTAAATGACTGTGTATCAATTACATAATAAATAGAAAGTGCTCCCATGGCCATGCATGcgcacatgtataatttcGAATTCAAAGAAGGGTATACgaatacgtataca
This is a stretch of genomic DNA from Halichondria panicea chromosome 1, odHalPani1.1, whole genome shotgun sequence. It encodes these proteins:
- the LOC135330913 gene encoding uncharacterized protein LOC135330913 isoform X1, whose translation is MDPSQQDSELQSSALHVRIFFNAQKKLAKDLSEAVVNYDVIKVRSLLGKGADPNHQLYWSDEWAELPPLHFACQKGNLEIVKILATHGAHIDKGDGKLNRVPLHYASRRVEVVKYLIQELKCSTDMRDKDNMTPLQRACMWGKKDVVQYLVEERKMDVDVRDNQGQSPLDNVLEGLDDSYLEGCVDVALYLMSRGCACGDEDKARLLCVACDFGKLGVVKELVEQYKVDPNSVTDDYGETPLDLATQEGHTEIADYLKSLPQQSAVTGDTDSRSDENGPPPTKKQKSAQQVTLRVCPNCEKSCHIRCKKCPECEHEFPPSSKSRAKPDQDIVKNPSNLLQILQKKVDQLSLLGFDIVVLVHRDSSKSHDSSSTSHDTPSRSRHTYRKFVTSGLAESFVESPLVYGSWKDFCSSDKTSTGHAQKSKNPRKKKGVQTNTTTTTQEGDRSHDTSGVSHDQDNVSQDSNGANTQSQAAQSSTAPLSVSDLTPLWNTISSLRQQIDSMQSSLNAPPTHAYPQHMYPPATGLMNTGQSTFVPVPGGGLFNTPLPNHFTGPSSHNSMLGQSSRFNVNPMSFPMFPFSPAPANYRFPSSITPLESSRQPMNSDPNTDSIDP
- the LOC135330913 gene encoding ankyrin repeat domain-containing protein 6-like isoform X3, with translation MATEQDLGAQKKLAEDLYEAVNKRDVVKVRSLLGQGADPNHQLYWSDEWGYKDPPLHFACYRGYLEIAKTLVTHGARTDKGGGMDKTPLHWACRGGNKEMVQYLIQELKCSTDMRDKDNMTPLQRACMWGKKDVVQYLVEERKMDVDVRDNQGQSPLDNVLEGLDDSYLEGCVDVALYLMSRGCACGDEDKARLLCVACDFGKLGVVKELVEQYKVDPNSVTDDYGETPLDLATQEGHTEIADYLKSLPQQSAVTGDTDSRSDENGPPPTKKQKSAQQVTLRVCPNCEKSCHIRCKKCPECEHEFPPSSKSRAKPDQDIVKNPSNLLQILQKKVDQLSLLGFDIVVLVHRDSSKSHDSSSTSHDTPSRSRHTYRKFVTSGLAESFVESPLVYGSWKDFCSSDKTSTGHAQKSKNPRKKKGVQTNTTTTTQEGDRSHDTSGVSHDQDNVSQDSNGANTQSQAAQSSTAPLSVSDLTPLWNTISSLRQQIDSMQSSLNAPPTHAYPQHMYPPATGLMNTGQSTFVPVPGGGLFNTPLPNHFTGPSSHNSMLGQSSRFNVNPMSFPMFPFSPAPANYRFPSSITPLESSRQPMNSDPNTDSIDP
- the LOC135330974 gene encoding uncharacterized protein LOC135330974, which encodes MATEQDLGNQNKLAEDLYEAVDNDDVTKVRSLLGQGANPNHQLYWSDEWVSDEWADKRPPLHWACWRGYLEIAKNLVTHGARTDKGGGTYNKTPLHYACQGGDKEMVQYLIQELKCSTDVRDKYNMTSLHWACVRGSKDVVQYLVEERKMDVDVRDDEEQSPLDNAMECLDDCEGCVDVALYLMSRGCACGDEDKARLLCAACSLGKLGVVKELVEQHKVDPNSATDYDGITLLDIATMEGHTEIADYLKSLPQQYAVTGDTDSRSDENGPPPTKKRKNTHAQQVTLRVCPNCKERCHIRCKKCPECEHEFPPSSKSRAKPDQDIVKNPSNLLQILQKKVDQLSLLGFDIVVLVHRDSSKSHDTPSRSRHTYRKFVTPGLAESFVESPLVYGSWKDFCSSDKTSTGHAQKSKNPRKKKGVQTNTTTTTQEGDRSHDTSGVSHDQDNVSQDSNGPNTQSQAAPTSTDLTPLWNTISSLRQQIDSMQSSLNGPPTHTYPQHMYPTATGLMNTGQSTFVPGGGPFNTPLPNHFTGPSSHNSMLGQSSRFNLNPMSFPMFPFSPAPANYRFPSPITPLESSRQPMNSDPNTDSIDP
- the LOC135330913 gene encoding ankyrin repeat domain-containing protein 6-like isoform X2, which gives rise to MATEQDLGAQKKLAEDLYEAVNKRDVVKVRSLLGQGADPNHQLYWSDEWGYKDPPLHFACYRGYLEIAKTLVTHGARTDKGGGMDKTPLHWACRGGNKEMVQYLIQELKCSTVELCSTTDMRDKDNMTPLQRACMWGKKDVVQYLVEERKMDVDVRDNQGQSPLDNVLEGLDDSYLEGCVDVALYLMSRGCACGDEDKARLLCVACDFGKLGVVKELVEQYKVDPNSVTDDYGETPLDLATQEGHTEIADYLKSLPQQSAVTGDTDSRSDENGPPPTKKQKSAQQVTLRVCPNCEKSCHIRCKKCPECEHEFPPSSKSRAKPDQDIVKNPSNLLQILQKKVDQLSLLGFDIVVLVHRDSSKSHDSSSTSHDTPSRSRHTYRKFVTSGLAESFVESPLVYGSWKDFCSSDKTSTGHAQKSKNPRKKKGVQTNTTTTTQEGDRSHDTSGVSHDQDNVSQDSNGANTQSQAAQSSTAPLSVSDLTPLWNTISSLRQQIDSMQSSLNAPPTHAYPQHMYPPATGLMNTGQSTFVPVPGGGLFNTPLPNHFTGPSSHNSMLGQSSRFNVNPMSFPMFPFSPAPANYRFPSSITPLESSRQPMNSDPNTDSIDP